The Cricetulus griseus strain 17A/GY chromosome 9, alternate assembly CriGri-PICRH-1.0, whole genome shotgun sequence genome has a segment encoding these proteins:
- the LOC113837964 gene encoding elongin-A3 member D-like — MEMEPTRRLEALLKLRERLCRETEPRQLYKTLKKLCSQPMLGDILEDIGFRQKIKFLKKQQILVPFAKELAARWSPKAEIRCNSPEDKPQKPAFRGHRENGSQVLEVSSSSPQHSTTENMDTSSKQIATGSPNVESAGRRMQTYPDNQLDTESQVRVGKPQGTFGEPWPLEGMKTLSSKPEYGPAKQRLSLLRAKSPGPWIQEDHPPGSSEACLNYDCSPSSSALKPRKRKRKSSRNAEAQSPGAKVPRDKSPSFKDQNLQLTARTFPETTTNLQTCFLQDVLEHSSLDTDQEAAPWACSKNFKTPVYSGGRPARALAKNSNQGRLAKQHSRWETHCQPALEEGAHLSQPQEDSPRTHINTAKRTDSQTESQTHLKMQDSLELRLQALCARIQSTQTKEPQGRQTKKIGFQGQATRPGEHADTGPITEASTDNVQSLPEASGPGLLHRAPCPRSGSSSKCSSKTRYKKPAPLMAKALKDYKNWSARK; from the exons ATGGAGATGGAGCCCACCAGACGCCTAGAAGCCCTGCTCAAGCTGCGCGAGCGCCTGTGCAGGgagacagaacccaggcagctttACAAAACCCTGAAGAAACTCTGTTCCCAGCCCATGCTGGGCGACATCCTGGAGGACATAGGCTTCAGGCAGAAAATCAAGTTCTTGAAGAAGCAGCAGATCCTGGTCCCGTTTGCCAAGGAGTTAGCAGCCAGGTG GAGCCCAAAGGCAGAGATTCGCTGCAACTCTCCTGAAGATAAGCCTCAGAAGCCTGCTTTCCggggacacagagagaatgggagCCAGGTGTTGGAAGTCAGTAGTAGCAGTCCACAGCACAGCACAACTGAGAACATGGACACAAGCTCCAAGCAAATTGCAACTGGCAGCCCAAACGTGGAGTCAGCAGGAAGAAGGATGCAGACATACCCGGACAATCAGCTAGACACAGAGAGCCAGGTGAGGGTAGGCAAGCCCCAAGGAACTTTTGGGGAGCCCTGGCCTCTTGAAGGGATGAAGACCCTCTCCAGCAAGCCAGAGTATGGACCAGCTAAGCAGCGCCTGTCTTTACTGAGGGCAAAGAGCCCAGGACCCTGGATCCAGGAAGACCACCCTCCTGGTTCTTCTGAGGCTTGTCTCAACTATGACTGCTCTCCATCTTCTTCTGCACTGAAACCccgcaagaggaagaggaaaagcagccGGAATGCTGAGGCCCAGAGCCCTGGAGCAAAGGTGCCTAGAGACAAGTCTCCAAGCTTCAAGGATCAGAATCTCCAACTGACTGCCAGAACGTTTCCAGAGACCACCACCAATCTCCAAACCTGCTTTCTGCAGGATGTACTTGAGCACTCTTCCTTGGACACTGACCAAGAAGCTGCACCCTGGGCATGCAGTAAAAACTTTAAAACGCCAGTGTATTCGGGTGGCAGACCTGCCAGAGCTCTCGCAAAGAATTCGAACCAAGGACGTCTTGCTAAGCAGCACTCTAGGTGGGAAACTCACTGCCAACCTGCTCTGGAGGAAGGCGCTCACTTGAGTCAGCCCCAGGAGGACTCCCCCCGGACTCACATCAACACTGCTAAGCGAACTGACAGCCAGACTGAGAGCCAGACACACCTCAAGATGCAGGATTCCTTGGAGCTGAGGCTGCAAGCCCTGTGTGCCCGCATCCAGAGCACACAAACCAAGGAGCCTCAAGGCCGCCAAACCAAGAAGATCGGCTTCCAAGGCCAGGCCACAAGGCCAGGGGAGCATGCAGACACTGGACCCATAACGGAGGCTTCCACAGACAATGTGCAGagcctcccagaagcctctggccCCGGCCTTCTGCACAGGGCTCCCTGCCCGAGGTCTGGCAGCAGCAGCAAATGCAGCAGCAAGACACGGTATAAGAAACCCGCCCCGCTCATGGCCAAGGCCCTTAAGGATTACAAGAATTGGTCGGCTAGGAAGTGA